From a single Glycine soja cultivar W05 chromosome 19, ASM419377v2, whole genome shotgun sequence genomic region:
- the LOC114400262 gene encoding RHOMBOID-like protein 9, chloroplastic isoform X2 — protein MAAFPMFYKTPYKDQNLPTQNVMRQNEKRFMYECDNMKRFISSTPGQICRSSQPWNKVNNVLTKSNTKERNVPRSILHGRCSLHKNVTKLCGSDSHLSLIKECYSKTENLSRVWCSAGSSSTEKQLRSLDSYFGKLQDNAKLRTFDSSHKVIQLHHIDRQARSKTGLESLEEYLGKLNHEANQEPCVPSYVENHSEENLAPKRSLSKDIERSNFRKQNAFVDIRRLKRLHDPRSAIDSQQQVETSSLYLIGILASVNIAVFLFEIASPIRTSDLELFSIPLLYGAKINHLIMVGEWWRLVTPMFLHAGIFHMAVSCWALLTFGPQVCKGYGSFTFFLIYILGGVACNFTSFLHTSDPTVGGTGPVFAIIGAWLMYQIQNKHVIASDASENLFQKAVIMTALIFILSHFGPIDEWSHFGAAFSGMAYGFLTSPILQLNDSSSGTGQEEGLKLVRKYGDSCKSLLIFTMFIIVLSSFLFFMEPPPNALASVNAAAFDALEYMLIFG, from the exons ATGGCTGCATTTCCTATGTTCTACAAAAcgccttacaaggaccaaaatcTGCCAACCCAAAATGTAATGAGGCAGAATGAGAAGAGGTTCATGTATGAGTGTGATAATATGAAGAGGTTCATCTCTTCAACTCCTGGTCAAATTTGCAGGAGTAGCCAACCATGGAACAAAGTCAACAATGTCCTCacaaaatcaaacacaaaagAGAGGAATGTTCCTAGGAGCATACTTCATGGCAGATGCTCTTTGCATAAGAATGTCACAAAACTTTGTGGTTCAGACAGTCACCTAAGCCTCATTAAGGAATGTTATTCAAAGACAGAAAACCTTTCCAGAGTTTGGTGTTCAGCAGGTTCTAGCTCAACTGAGAAGCAACTAAGGTCATTAGATTCTTATTTTGGAAAACTCCAAGATAATGCAAAATTGCGTACATTTGATTCATCACACAAGGTGATACAGTTGCATCACATAGATCGTCAAGCTAGATCAAAAACTGGACTGGAATCTCTTGAGGAGTATCTTGGCAAACTAAATCATG AAGCAAACCAAGAACCTTGTGTGCCATCGTATGTTGAGAATCATAGTGAAGAAAATTTAGCACCAAAACGATCTCTCAGCAAAGATATTGAAAGATCAAACTTTAGGAAACAAAATGCTTTTGTGGATATAAGAAGGCTAAAACGTTTACATGATCCAAGGTCTGCTATAGATTCACAGCAGCAAGTTGAAACCTCCAGTCTCTACCTAAT TGGCATATTGGCTTCTGTAAACATTGCAGTGTTTCTATTTGAAATAGCAAGTCCTATAAGGACTTCTGATTTAGAGCTGTTTTCTATTCCACTACTATATGGAGCAAAGATAAATCATTTGATCATGGTTGGAGAATGGTGGAGGCTTGTAACACCAATGTTTCTG CATGCAGGAATATTTCACATGGCTGTCAGTTGTTGGGCccttttaacatttgggcctcaAGTTTGCAAAGGCTATGgttcatttacatttttcttGATCTACATACTGGGTGGGGTTGCTTGCAACTTCACAAGTTTTCTACATACATCAGATCCCACTGTTGGTGGAACT GGACCTGTATTTGCAATAATTGGTGCTTGGCTCatgtatcaaattcaaaacaagcatgttATTGCAAGTGATGCTTCAGAGAACCTGTTCCAGAAGGCAGTTATTATGACAGctcttattttcatattaagCCACTTTGGTCCAATTGACGAATG GTCACACTTTGGAGCAGCCTTCTCAGGCATGGCATATGGCTTTTTAACTAGTCCAATACTTCAGTTGAATGATTCATCATCAGGAACTGGTCAAGAAGAAGGACTCAAACTTGTTAGAAAATATGGTGATTCTTGCAAATCACTATTGATATTCACAATGTTCATCATTGTTTTAAGCTCCTTCCTTTTCTTCATGGAGCCCCCACCTAATGCACTGGCATCTGTCAATGCAGCAGCTTTTGATGCCTTGGAATATATGTTGATATTTGGCTGA
- the LOC114400262 gene encoding RHOMBOID-like protein 9, chloroplastic isoform X1, which translates to MVFMAAFPMFYKTPYKDQNLPTQNVMRQNEKRFMYECDNMKRFISSTPGQICRSSQPWNKVNNVLTKSNTKERNVPRSILHGRCSLHKNVTKLCGSDSHLSLIKECYSKTENLSRVWCSAGSSSTEKQLRSLDSYFGKLQDNAKLRTFDSSHKVIQLHHIDRQARSKTGLESLEEYLGKLNHEANQEPCVPSYVENHSEENLAPKRSLSKDIERSNFRKQNAFVDIRRLKRLHDPRSAIDSQQQVETSSLYLIGILASVNIAVFLFEIASPIRTSDLELFSIPLLYGAKINHLIMVGEWWRLVTPMFLHAGIFHMAVSCWALLTFGPQVCKGYGSFTFFLIYILGGVACNFTSFLHTSDPTVGGTGPVFAIIGAWLMYQIQNKHVIASDASENLFQKAVIMTALIFILSHFGPIDEWSHFGAAFSGMAYGFLTSPILQLNDSSSGTGQEEGLKLVRKYGDSCKSLLIFTMFIIVLSSFLFFMEPPPNALASVNAAAFDALEYMLIFG; encoded by the exons ATG GTTTTCATGGCTGCATTTCCTATGTTCTACAAAAcgccttacaaggaccaaaatcTGCCAACCCAAAATGTAATGAGGCAGAATGAGAAGAGGTTCATGTATGAGTGTGATAATATGAAGAGGTTCATCTCTTCAACTCCTGGTCAAATTTGCAGGAGTAGCCAACCATGGAACAAAGTCAACAATGTCCTCacaaaatcaaacacaaaagAGAGGAATGTTCCTAGGAGCATACTTCATGGCAGATGCTCTTTGCATAAGAATGTCACAAAACTTTGTGGTTCAGACAGTCACCTAAGCCTCATTAAGGAATGTTATTCAAAGACAGAAAACCTTTCCAGAGTTTGGTGTTCAGCAGGTTCTAGCTCAACTGAGAAGCAACTAAGGTCATTAGATTCTTATTTTGGAAAACTCCAAGATAATGCAAAATTGCGTACATTTGATTCATCACACAAGGTGATACAGTTGCATCACATAGATCGTCAAGCTAGATCAAAAACTGGACTGGAATCTCTTGAGGAGTATCTTGGCAAACTAAATCATG AAGCAAACCAAGAACCTTGTGTGCCATCGTATGTTGAGAATCATAGTGAAGAAAATTTAGCACCAAAACGATCTCTCAGCAAAGATATTGAAAGATCAAACTTTAGGAAACAAAATGCTTTTGTGGATATAAGAAGGCTAAAACGTTTACATGATCCAAGGTCTGCTATAGATTCACAGCAGCAAGTTGAAACCTCCAGTCTCTACCTAAT TGGCATATTGGCTTCTGTAAACATTGCAGTGTTTCTATTTGAAATAGCAAGTCCTATAAGGACTTCTGATTTAGAGCTGTTTTCTATTCCACTACTATATGGAGCAAAGATAAATCATTTGATCATGGTTGGAGAATGGTGGAGGCTTGTAACACCAATGTTTCTG CATGCAGGAATATTTCACATGGCTGTCAGTTGTTGGGCccttttaacatttgggcctcaAGTTTGCAAAGGCTATGgttcatttacatttttcttGATCTACATACTGGGTGGGGTTGCTTGCAACTTCACAAGTTTTCTACATACATCAGATCCCACTGTTGGTGGAACT GGACCTGTATTTGCAATAATTGGTGCTTGGCTCatgtatcaaattcaaaacaagcatgttATTGCAAGTGATGCTTCAGAGAACCTGTTCCAGAAGGCAGTTATTATGACAGctcttattttcatattaagCCACTTTGGTCCAATTGACGAATG GTCACACTTTGGAGCAGCCTTCTCAGGCATGGCATATGGCTTTTTAACTAGTCCAATACTTCAGTTGAATGATTCATCATCAGGAACTGGTCAAGAAGAAGGACTCAAACTTGTTAGAAAATATGGTGATTCTTGCAAATCACTATTGATATTCACAATGTTCATCATTGTTTTAAGCTCCTTCCTTTTCTTCATGGAGCCCCCACCTAATGCACTGGCATCTGTCAATGCAGCAGCTTTTGATGCCTTGGAATATATGTTGATATTTGGCTGA